The Dreissena polymorpha isolate Duluth1 chromosome 9, UMN_Dpol_1.0, whole genome shotgun sequence genome contains the following window.
GGTCAATAAAATCTTATCCTCTTTTCGTTTCGTATGTCAATTATTTGCAttgcataattcatttaacataacattCATCGACTTAATGTTACAAAACAGACAAACATGTGCTCTCAATTAAGACCTCATCTTAATTAAAATCATGTTCTCCGACTCATATTAATCTGCAAAAGGGAAAACATACATATAGTTTCGTCATTTTGTATTTGAATTACTGTTTTATTTCGACACGTAATGTATCACGTTTATATGGCATGCAATCTGTTTACCTAAAGCTAAACGAACATAATGCGATTATTCATGTTAAACTGCCATCAGCCTGCATAGTTTAAAACCATTTGATTCCCATAAATTGTCACCAAAGGCACGAGCACGCATCGGTGAAACGTGCGAGTTTTCTATAAATACTGTCGAACATATAACAGGATATCGCATTCAACAGATATCTAATATCAGTGAAAGAGGTAAGTTTGTATGTTTCTTGCgtaaatatatatcatataagcATTCTTATAAAATGATTTAAGTGTAATTAGTTTCAAATATAACTCATGTtgtgacaaaaacaacaaacacagcTTTATACGAATTAAAATGAACATaaagcaaataaaatatattagacTTTTAGATGTCATTTTAGTTATAAAAGAACATTCACAGACGCCTTATAATTAACCACCAAACATACATTGATTATTGATGATTTAGTACATCAGCAATCAAAGAGATAatgaattaatttcaaatatatgcTAATGTGTTTTAGAACACAAAAAATAGGCTGTTCCATTGGGTTGTTGTTGCCTTATTCCTTgatgttatatttaaaacgttacgaTTATATCAGTGTTGTACAAAACTTGTTTACTGCACTGCAGTCTATAAAACATAAAACGTTATTTTAGAGCATATTGAAATTGTGATCTTGACTTTGTAAATAcactatattttttataaacaaatgacACAGTTTTATGAGCGATACCTTTATTTAGAACGAGGAGTAAAAGGAAGAAACATTTCAGTATGGAGTAGACAAATGGCAATTGAgatattaaaattgataaaaaatagtaaaatttatttttacattttaatatttaaataccaTCAAATTACAAAATTAAGTCTATATTAAATACAGACGCTCAATGCAAAAAAACAACGTGTCATGTTTGCCAGTTTAAATTGACTTATACATGCGTGTACTTGCTTACAACGAACAACCATCCGCTCTGCGTATCCGCTTAAAGTTAAGGCCTTTCGGCCACTTCCAACGCCGCTGCCGCCGCCGCCACAATCGCCGTCCAAAACATGGCAATCGATGCAACCGCCGTCGCGTACGCCGTTTTGGAGAGTAAAGTCCATTTACTTATTCGCCCATAACTTGAAATTTATCAATCCTTGCAATACCAAGTATTGAACTACATTGAGTTACACATTACACTTcaaagatataataatataataaataaagtcTGTGTTGCTATTTAAGAACTTTTGGTAACAAACTGTTAACATAGTTATCACAAAATTGTTAAGATCAGTGTATTAACAAACCCCTACCAAAATCGTGAAACGATATATAAACAAACGGAAAATGCAAATTACCTATTAGATACGATTGGAGCCTTGACCGCAACAGAAATAATGTCATACGGGTTGTTAGCTTTATCTTGATATTTGATTTTCAAATAGGCATCAATGCACTTCGCAAAACGACGAATTCGCAGCTAAAAGATAAACGATCAAAAAAGCATCTGTTAAACTATAAGCAGTAATGagtaaacaattttttaaagaattgataaacaatttaaaacaataatattgttaagtggaaagcattaaatgacaagaACGACTTGCATTCGTGTGAATTATCTAGCGTAAACCAAAAGGCTTTTCACatttgtataatgaaaataaaaaagttaattgaGTAGATAGacaaatagagaataataggttagtgttgattatgaatcaggtttatcatgcgaggcttagaaaacggaaagcacgagccttggcgagtgctttttcgttttcatgccaagcatgataaacctgatctataatcaacactaacatagtagtctatttatcccactttttatttagtaaacctttttatttaagcaaaatgaatttaactggataatttcccgttttgagtgtttgtcgtactttgataattcCTTTAGTGTAaacaaggtcagtgtattactccgcgttccaaaaataaccgctgatcaaatgatcattttttaactcagaatatcgttctgtgacaaagactcgtgcgttattaattacaattttattcatattgaattgcaaatctaaaagttttataacattaatataacattaatttgttatatactgtgaactacatttatttacaacgtagcctaacaacgtagcacgtgccgttgattatagatgaaatttaataaacatgcCATTAATCAACCGTATTCGCTgcaaaagtgggataaaaaaacttgtttataaaTCATGATACTATAACATAACCCCGGTAGTGTAATTAAGGATATAGAGTTGATGTAAACTTTGAACCGGCCAATAATATGCGTCTATTCgttaaatattgtatttcaataaaaaatagaatACCTGTTTATATGTCGCTTCGTCGATATGGAGTTTAATAAGCGTTACGTTTTATACTTCGCAGAAGCGTAATCTGAATAAGTCAATTCAACATTAAACGCCCCTTTAAAAatcatgaaatgttaaaaaatcatGTGCGCACATTAAATCTATAGTAACATCCATCATTTTCTCATTTGTACCAGTGCGTTCAAGTCGCTAATTATAAACGGAGACGTCGCCGTACGATACCGTTTACAATAGCGACAGAAGCGGCGCGTTTGTATGTGAGAAAAACTACACTCTTTAGTTGAGAATTGCGAAAAGTAACATGTACTTGGTTAACACATTgttgatttaattaattaatatttttgaatTGTGGTTGGTAAGCGACCAATTAATCAGAAATAGCATGTCAGTTTACTGCTCAAATAAGTTTCTAGTTACTTCTTTCCAAAGGCCTATATTAAGAACAATACTTTCGTGGTTAAGTCACTTAACATCGGACTTTGAAAATTCAAATCACGGAAAGACTAAATAAATCTTTTTGATTTTAGGTTAGAATTTTACTTTATTGTTATTTGCTTTTTTCCTACTTATTCTTaggtttatttattgttaaaataactTCTTTATAAATCACAACCACTACTTTATGAAATTATGAACGTATAtctcaaaatatttattatggaTTTAGTGTACATGTTTGTATAATAAGTCTTGAGTTGCGtacaataagtgcatttttataTAATGAGATATCTACCGtgaatactattttattttattttttaatatttaatttgtccaaattaacaaaacaaaaatatgtatttttttatctacacaattttctttgttaaatttaactttcgTTTTAAAACATCTATTTGGTATGTACCTATTTTCATTCATTGAAGACGTTATTTTAGGTTAAATGTATAAGTATTGGTTGGACGTCTTTTGATATATTTCATTGACGTGTATTTTAAGTATTTGCTAAACATCTTTTGATAAGTGTCATTTACACATTGAATATTTACACTTTACTAGAAAGACTAATTTGATAAAGACATTGTTCAGTTTTTCTTACAGTGTCTTTAAGGCTAAAGATTGTTTTACTTAATTCAGATATTGCACACATATGCTTATTTGTTTTGTAGATATTTCACTTACAGGAATCAACCGAAACATGAAGTTGCTCAAAACAGTTATATTGGTAGCCATGGCTATTATGCCTTCGGTGGTGGACGGACAATACTCTTGCTTGAACTTAACGTGAGTTTTTGCTACCAGTTAAAATTAAGAAAGAGTcattaaggacgtacgcggcagtttaaattattgtgtgttactcacagaatgcaatattgtgtgttgtttgtttgtttgagcCATCTTTtgctttaataaaaacaataaaatataaatccaGCGTAacagttgttttaaatttgacttAGGCAttaaataatatgaatatatCAACTTGTGTATTATTCACAAATATGTCATTAAGGacaaaaatgagtaaaaaaaGTGAGAAAACTGATTCAAGCAACGAATATATATCTAAATGTGTAATTATAATTCTAAATTGCTTTCATGTCAATAAACATCAAATGGATATCAACAGTGATCATTGTTTTGGTGAAATAAAGTAATACGTGTATCATTTATTAATTTCCCGATTGCAACGTCCtaacatttatgtaaaataatagttcccccccccccccccccaaaaaaaaaaagagaaagaaAAAATAGTTCAACGTAGTCATTTGTTTTCAAATCACAGTGTAACGCCATTTAGATGAACAAAATATAACTCGCAGTAAAATATATCGTCTGTTTTTCCAATGATTTAAGATATGCCATGTCGTAACAATCACGCGATAAAAAAAGTCTTCGTGGTTTAACACATGATAATAGATTGTGATATCCGCTTCGTTTAGGGAGCTTatattgttttatcatttttaattctTCATAATACGTTATTACTTTTTGTTATTCCATTATTTAATATCCAACCCGTTTTTGAATCGACAATCCAAAATATCGTGCGTCTGTTGCGAAGACGGTGTTACAGTAAAAACAGTTAAGTTACATTTGCGTGAAACTAAACTGCCACGGACATCCTTAAGCACGAAATTAAATCAAAGTAAGAAAAGCATTACAATTACTTCAATAAAAcgtaaatgaaaaagaaaaaaaacaacaatacaattcaaatgtaaaatgtataGCCCAACGTGTGCGCTTCCCGCTTTAATGTAAACCATGCCGTATGAAAATGAACGTACAGATGCGttttaacataccttttattttcagattaatTTATGTTGGTGTGTTTACAGAGATTGTCAGTGTGGGAATGTGTGCGTTAATGAACTAGACAAAAGCTGCGAGGGACCCAGAGACTCGTGCGTGTGCAAACCTGGTACGTTATATTGCCTTATTTATACTACCTTATTGATATTTGTTTGATGTAGTGTAAATAACACGTGCTATCATTGCTGTTTATGAGGAACATTGATACGCAAGTATTGTacattgtatttacattttactAGTTTTCTGCAATAGATAGGCGACGTTTTATCCACGCGGTTGTTACAGGTTGTTTGATGTTCGACCTGTTCATCAAACCTGGCGAAGGACGGCGCGTGTATGGCAACTATTGTCGCTGTCCTCTCAGCCCCCAAGCATCCAATGGGGTGTCAGCTGTAAGTTAAAGCAAAAAATACGCTAATATTATAAACTCTCAATATCAGATATCCAAACTTAAATAACCATATATTTCGGTTGTAAACATAGTATTGTAAATAATTTACATGATATTCATCGCGATTTGAAGAAGGCGGGATTGAATCCCGCTCTCCAACCAACTTAaatacatatgagtcgcgttctgtgaaaactgggcacaatgcatgtgcgtaaagtgttgtcccagattagcctgtgcagtccgcaagtctaatcagggacgacactttccgcttttataacatttttcgtttaaataaagtcttttcttagcaaaaatccaatttaggcggaaagtgtcgttcctgattagacaggctaatctgggacgacactttacgcacatacattatgcccagttttctcagaacgcgactcatattataaCAACCCGTTACGGGCATTTGTAAAATGAGGTATGAATAAGGAAGACTTGGTAAATATTTTGTCCCAATGTTTGATTTTAGTGCAAATCTGTAAACAAACAGTCGCACATTCACTATTATCTTAATGATTAGATGCGTGCATGTACAATTTAAAACAGAATGGCAGTCCCTTTTATGTTCAGTTTATAAGTGTTGGTCGGTAAGACAAAAGTAAGTGTTATTTCAAGATATGTTGTACCTTTGTCAATGAACGAAATTCCAGTATATCAATGATGGGTGTTAGAAAAAATAAGTTTGTCAAAATATACTTGATATGCAAATGATTTATTATGTGCCGACACTAAGTTTAGACTCTTGCAACGTGTGCAGTTGATTTGAGTATTTTACACTTTTCATCCCCAGTGCACCAGGGCTGCATGGAGGGGCCAACCAGCTGGAATCCCTACCTATCCCACCTCATGTTGACCAcccaaaatgtttgtcataattctgaaataaaatcgGTCTCCCTGTTTTGTTTCTGAGTTATCACAAGtttccaattatatatatataatatgtatatatatatatatatatatatatatatatatatatatatatatatatatatatatatatatatatatatatatatatatatatatatatatatatatatatatatatgtatatatgtaatatgtatatatgtatatgtatatctgGTATTGAAAATGAAGTGATAGCTGTCTGCAATTATCTTTGTACCTTGTTTCTTTCACCACAACAAATGCATCATTTACACAATACACAATTATAGAATATATGAGATCGCTCATACATCCTATTATGTcagctttaatttttttttgacattAAACACTATCCATGAGTATAGgaatatttaaaggggccttttcacgttttggtaaattgacaaaattgaaaaaaagttgtttcatattcgaacattttcgttttagttatgatatttgtgaggttaccgtaatgctgaacatttaccatgctctaaaatagcctttatatgcatcttttgacgatttataaacctgaaattataaagcgttgcaacgcgaaacgattgaataatttaaaaagttctgttgttgccgttatattttgtgaaactacgaaaatcgcttatatgaagtataaaatacttctgtCTTAGTGTAAGGAAAGATGGTCGAGTGGTATAATGCGCAGACTTTTAACTCCCGGACCCCAGGGGTCAGTGCTTCGAGTCCTGCTattggttactttttttccttttttaatcttattcttgattttttactggagctatttagatcccatgtttacatttatcaatataaagcatttaatgacaaacttcaaaacaagccaaaatgtgtgaaaaggtccctttaaatatgaATGAGTCACTTTGAAGCAGGTGAATACTTACCTATACAATAGAGGGAAAAGTATACAAAACAACAGGtaacataaacacacattttggAAATATAACAATAGTGAATCAAGTAACTAAAGTAATTGATTACGATGTTtactttttataacatttatctcATCTGCATTCATGTCTCAGTGTCAGATGTTTGTAGGCCATGACAatgtctctgaaggatgtcttcttctcCATAAGCCTATCTAAAACAATCTTCGCACTTTCAACGTTTTTTTTATTAGATTTCAAATTGTATAACTTGGTGGCATATTTTAACAACCACATTAAGAATGTCAATGCTTGTGCAAATGCAAGCTTTAAACGATAGTATGCATAAGCATAATTTTGTGATTGCTTATGCATATACGTACTGCTAATTACTTTCATATCAATTCCAGTAGACACACAcataatcttttttatttttaatacacatcatttttaaacaatcaagttttaaatatatacacttataactttgacaaaaaaaatatcaaatttatgttggCATAGAACAGCCTTACCACAAGTAGATACTGAGCAGTAAGTTTAAAGTAACAATTTACTTCTGTTCACTAATTACACACAgttctatattttttattgattataacgttttaaaattcaatgaaataataatgtaaaatagtGATGTACATGTGTACGCTACATTTATTGTGACTGCTAGATTATCACATATCTACTTATCTAAGTGTATCGCGATATCCGACAAAGTTGATAGTAACACGTTAATAGTATTTATATTTGATAATCTGTACCCAAAGTCGTCCGCAGCATGTTAAAAACGCGTGTTGTGTAGTTGTCTTCGTTTTTGTTGCTGTGTTAAGTCAGTATCTTCTATTGTTAAATACTTGTTATTACGAgtcttttgaaaaacaattctCGTCGGGTCTATCGATATATCTTACTTAAGCAAATTTCAGCTCGATAATTTATTCACCATGCACACAATAACACGTTTATCTTCGTTATAACTCCTTAAGCCTTAAGTAAAATTATAATCTTGGTGTAAGTTTAAGGTAATTTCAATAATAAAAGAGTTTCGTATAGCAGGTACGCCTTTCATAGAAAAGATTCGATAACGCTGGGCGATCGCTGGACTACAAAACGAGGATCGTGTGATTAGATTCCTTAACCGTCCACATAACTGTTGTATGGACAAATCTTCAAATTAGTATTACGTTCATGATGAACTATAATTCAAAAATGTCAGTTGTAAGTTAATAAAGCAAGCACGGGCACTTAATTCTGGTATACCAGATGAATCATGCAAATTGTTTATAAGTTAACTGACCACGTGGTATGAGCGAAATACTTTTTTGAAACACCCAGAAATAGCCTTAGATAGCTTGAGATACACTCCACTTCCCATATTCCACTTTGGTAGAAGGCCGTTGCTTAATCTGAGTTATGAATTAGATGCAGATAAAAAATGTATGGATCATAtatatttgattggtcaaaagggGTTAGACTGCAGAAAACAGAAAAATCCAAAACATTATCAAAGGCAATAGTCATGCAATTATGGTATCAAGAGAAAAACATGTAGTTCTGTTGCACTACACATCCTTTGAGGTTTCATGATGATACCTCAAGTCAGAACCTGTACAAACAGCACCAAGGCCGCACACACAGCTAGACGAAACATGTACAAACAGCCCGAATACCGCACGCAGGGCTAGACGAAATATGTACAAGCAGGCCAAAGGCCACACACACGGATAGACGAAATATGTACAAATAGTCCAAAGGCCGCACACACGGCTAGACGAAAAATGTGCAAGCAGTCCGAAGACCTCACACACGGCTAGACAAAATATGTACAAGCAACCCGAAGACCTCACACACGGCTAGACGAATAATGTGCAAGCAGCCCGAAGGCCGCACACACGGCTAGACGAAATATGTAAAAGCAGCCCAAAGGCCGCACATACGGCTAGACGAAATATGTATAAGCAGTCCGAAAACCGCACTCACGGCTTAGCTAGACGAAAAATGTTCAAGCCGCCCGAAGCCCAAACACACGGCTAGACCAAAAATGTATTCAACAACCACGTTTTGGTTATAGACCTTATTTGGTTATAAAAAGGAACCAATTCCTTCGCTGCCTATTCTCATTAATCTTTTAAACGCCGAATTGTCCAAGACAAGGGGGTCAAAAGTTGAAGTCTCAACGTAGAGTGGAAGATATTCTTTGCAGTCTTAGCCAAGCGACTGACAACGTTTTCTTATGCTTTATATCGCCGAAATTAatcttgaaatatatataatacatgtatgatatggTCGACTTTAAGCATTGAAATTACTATTTATCTTGCGTTTGACTGATCTAGACAAAACACAGTTTATATTCgcaacatgaatataatattctaTAAGCTTTTGACTAGATAAAACAATGACTGTATATAATATGTGTTTCCCGAAGGAAATAATGTTATCGTGGGCTAAATAAGGCGTGTTTGTTATTCGGCTTTGCAAAACAAGCTTTGTTTCCACCAAAATTGCCAAAATATTGGGTCACGAAGATATGCCTAACTTTATCGTAATTTTACGTTAAATGCGTTATTTTCcactttaaaaaacatttaatttcaagaATCTTGCAAATACCAAAATTGCATTCATTAATTAATCTAAGTCTTAATTTGAACTAAATTTATCCAATATCACTGTGTAGCAAACATGACCTAAAACGCAAAATGTAATTCACAAAAAGTCGCCACAAATTATAAGTAGCGCGCggattcaatatattttatttagttaacaacaataatgttttgttaATGGAAACGTTTGAACTTTCAGAAGGTCCACAAATGAGTGTTATGCTTGAATCCTTTTGGAAAGATTATTCCACATGCTTGATCAGCTGAAGATTTATTGAATTAATCTATGGTACACTCAGCAAAATTTCGGACTACTTCAAATATGGCCGCTTCTAGGCATTGAAAATTCACGTTAGCTAATGCCtgacattaaaaatgtttatattaataggCAGCTTGATACATGTGCATCATTTTCGATGAACACTGCTTACTACTAGTGTTTCATTGTAAAGTAGTATCCTTTGAATGATTTTAGACTTTCTGAATACATACGTTAATTGCTGGGAATTAGGTTATTGCAACTAGATAGTATTtagaaaaagaaatagattgGAATGGTAATTGTGCAATGAATAATAGTGCATAATCAtaaaatcatatcatatcataaaatatcatgtattaattattagtttaaacctatttactttGGCTAGATTGATCCAAACGTGTAAGGCTTTATTAAAGACTCGAGTTTTTTTCCTGGGATAAAAAACTTGTTATCTTAAAAGAAGATCTTGAGAATCCCCCTCAGTGTCGGTGGGGATCAAACCGGGACCTTCTGATTGCTAGACGGACAACATATTTAATATGCCACCGCgaccatttttaaaatcaataaataattgataattcTATCAGATACACGCCTTTACTTATTTACGAATACATCGTCCATTACTTATTGTTGCTACTTAAAACGATTTCTGCATAAAATGTTGTATCTGCATGCGTATCCCACTAAATCAGTAACTGTCACTATTACTTGTATTACAAAAACCATGTTGCATTCTTACCTTCCAAAAGGCAACGGCTTTTCACAATTGATATCGAATCACATTGTTTGTGGCTTATTATAGGCTTTTAGTTGCAATTAAAAACCGCTAAtttattaaagcatttaattacaacatTATTGATCACATGAACACTGAAAAATTCTAATATACCTCATATCATCCCAAACTTGAGTCACGTAATCAGGTGATTGTTTCTGTCATTTTTTACGGTTCATTTATTTGATGTTATAGTGcacttatctttttttatttacgaAAGGATTATGCAAGAACAATGTTAGAACAATGATACGTAATCAAAACATTCTTTccagaaaaataaatacaaatgtattagcATGAATTAGCGTTAGGCATATTATATCGATGACATAATTTTGATTCAGGtcatgaaatgaacagttttgtttgagaaaaatgATGTTCATTCCAAGTAAAGATCTTATCTACTGATTCATAATAATACTTAGTTATATCTTATTTTATTGTAACAGAACAAGGAAACACAATAACtctttttcaaataccttcaaaCAATACTAAAATAATTACACAGTTTATTATTGCAATCGATTTTTATTGGTTTAAAGTTCAACCATAATACTAATGATGCATCTTAAGCAGacttaaaaatatgttacataacTACTTATCGCAATAACATAAGGATTTATAAAGACTTAGAAAAATAATATCCCCTGATTTCCAAAATATTTGCACATAAGTATTGCAATGTTATCACActagaaataaaaatgtttatagaGAAAGAAGACTGATAAGCAGAAAACACTATCAATTTTTCACTAATAATCAAGATGACGACGTCAATGCCTGGTCGGTTATTTTTAGACGTTTTTATTCCCTTTGTTACTTGCATTAATTtgttaaatgccgctcactttccagccatataagcaaGAAAGTAACTAGCGttaatttcgtattaatattcgctctatatctcgaatTAACTTGCTGAGAAATTGTTTAGCGGTTtacctaattacagctccacttaGAACATTTGCGGGAAGTAAAGTCGAGATTTAAAgagaattttaatacgaaataatcAACGCTCATCACATACCCAATTCGACATGTATGTCTTTAGTCTTATTAAGAACTGCACCTGAatattgttttcacatttttagttttTGAAGCAACATTATG
Protein-coding sequences here:
- the LOC127846680 gene encoding uncharacterized protein LOC127846680; amino-acid sequence: MKLLKTVILVAMAIMPSVVDGQYSCLNLTDCQCGNVCVNELDKSCEGPRDSCVCKPGCLMFDLFIKPGEGRRVYGNYCRCPLSPQASNGVSACTRAAWRGQPAGIPTYPTSC